The following are encoded together in the Streptococcus oralis genome:
- a CDS encoding CvpA family protein produces MISIILLLVLAWGFYIGYRRGLVLQVYYFLVAVISAFVAGQFYKSLGDHFHLLVPYANPQEGQGTFFFPSDQLFQLDKVFYAGLAYLLVFGICYSIGRFVGLFLHLIPTKKLDVKWLRIGSGLLSLLVTLFVLQMALTILATVPLAVIQNSLEKSIVAKHIIQSVPFTTNLIKQLWVTNLIG; encoded by the coding sequence ATGATTTCAATCATACTCTTATTGGTTCTTGCTTGGGGCTTTTACATCGGCTACCGTAGAGGTTTGGTCCTGCAAGTTTATTATTTCCTCGTGGCAGTGATTTCAGCCTTTGTTGCGGGACAGTTTTATAAATCACTGGGAGATCACTTCCACTTACTTGTCCCTTATGCCAATCCTCAGGAAGGACAGGGAACCTTTTTCTTCCCTTCAGACCAGCTGTTTCAGCTAGACAAGGTCTTTTATGCGGGCCTAGCCTACCTTTTAGTTTTCGGAATTTGTTATAGTATCGGACGTTTTGTCGGTTTGTTCCTGCACTTGATTCCAACTAAAAAGCTCGATGTCAAATGGTTGCGTATTGGATCAGGCCTCTTATCTCTATTGGTAACCTTATTTGTCTTGCAAATGGCTCTGACTATTCTTGCAACAGTGCCTCTGGCAGTCATTCAAAATTCACTCGAAAAAAGTATAGTAGCCAAACATATCATCCAAAGTGTCCCTTTTACGACAAACCTTATCAAACAACTTTGGGTGACAAATTTAATCGGATAA
- the zapA gene encoding cell division protein ZapA — protein MANLNRYKFTFGKKTLTLTTEHDNLFMEEIAKVATEKYQAIKEQMPGADDETIALLLAVNCLSTQLNREIEFDDKEQELLELRHKLIAVKQEQSKIEDSL, from the coding sequence ATGGCAAATCTAAATCGATATAAGTTTACATTCGGAAAAAAGACATTAACCTTAACAACCGAGCATGACAACCTCTTTATGGAGGAAATTGCCAAGGTTGCGACTGAAAAATACCAAGCAATTAAAGAACAAATGCCTGGGGCGGATGATGAAACCATTGCGCTTCTTTTGGCGGTCAATTGTCTGTCTACACAACTCAACCGTGAAATTGAATTTGATGACAAGGAGCAAGAGTTGTTAGAACTCCGCCACAAGTTAATTGCTGTCAAACAAGAACAGAGCAAGATTGAGGACTCCCTATGA
- the rnhC gene encoding ribonuclease HIII: MASITLIPSEQEIQSFLSQYHKALSPSKNPYIRYFLRLPQATVSIYTSGKVLLQGEAAEQYASFFGYQVQQENSGQDFPMIGTDEVGNGSYFGGLAVVASFVTPDQHNFLRKLGVGDSKTLTDQKIRQIAPILKEKVQHQALLLSPSKYNEVIGERYNAVSVKVALHNQAIFLLLQKGVQPEKIVIDAFTSAKNYDKYLAQEANRFPNKITLEEKAEGKYLAVAVSSIIARDLFLENLENLGRELGYQLPSGAGTASDKVASKILQAYGMKGLHFCAKLHFKNTEKAKTLLER, translated from the coding sequence ATGGCAAGTATCACACTCATACCAAGTGAACAGGAAATTCAGAGCTTTTTAAGTCAGTATCATAAGGCTCTCAGTCCTAGTAAAAATCCCTATATTCGCTATTTTTTGAGACTGCCTCAGGCAACGGTTTCCATCTATACTTCTGGAAAAGTCCTCCTGCAGGGCGAAGCTGCTGAGCAATACGCTAGTTTCTTTGGTTATCAAGTTCAACAAGAAAACAGTGGTCAAGATTTTCCTATGATTGGGACTGATGAGGTGGGAAATGGTTCCTACTTTGGTGGACTGGCTGTCGTGGCTTCCTTCGTGACACCTGACCAGCATAACTTCTTGCGAAAACTCGGTGTGGGGGATTCCAAGACTCTGACAGACCAAAAGATTCGTCAGATTGCCCCTATCCTTAAAGAAAAGGTCCAGCACCAAGCGCTCCTTCTTTCACCGAGCAAGTATAATGAAGTTATCGGAGAGCGTTACAATGCTGTTTCTGTAAAGGTTGCCCTTCACAACCAGGCTATCTTTCTCCTGCTTCAAAAAGGAGTCCAGCCAGAGAAAATCGTGATTGATGCTTTTACAAGCGCTAAAAACTATGACAAGTACTTGGCGCAAGAAGCCAACCGTTTTCCAAATAAGATCACTTTGGAAGAAAAAGCTGAGGGCAAATATCTGGCTGTTGCGGTTAGCTCCATCATTGCGCGTGATCTCTTCCTCGAAAACTTAGAAAATCTTGGACGAGAACTAGGCTATCAACTGCCAAGCGGCGCTGGAACTGCATCTGATAAGGTTGCTAGCAAAATCCTTCAAGCCTATGGTATGAAGGGACTTCATTTCTGCGCTAAACTGCATTTTAAAAACACTGAAAAAGCCAAAACACTTCTAGAAAGGTAA
- the lepB gene encoding signal peptidase I yields the protein MNSFKTFLKEWGVFFLIIALVGLSRIFLWSNVRVEGHSMDPTLADGEVLFVVKHLPIDRFDIVVAHEEDGNKDIVKRVIGMPGDTIRYENDKLFINGEETNEPYLAEYLNLFKTEKLQNTYTGKGFEGNKGVYFRELAQKAQAFTVDVNSNTSFSFTVPQGEYLLLGDDRLVSSDSRHVGTFKASDIKGEAKFRFWPLNRIGTF from the coding sequence ATGAATTCGTTTAAAACATTTCTAAAAGAATGGGGAGTTTTCTTCCTGATTATCGCACTGGTCGGTCTTAGCCGTATCTTTCTTTGGAGCAATGTCCGTGTAGAAGGACACTCTATGGACCCTACCCTAGCCGACGGAGAAGTTCTCTTCGTTGTTAAACACCTCCCAATTGACCGCTTCGACATCGTGGTTGCGCACGAGGAAGACGGAAATAAAGACATTGTCAAAAGGGTTATCGGTATGCCTGGTGATACCATCCGCTACGAAAATGACAAACTCTTTATCAACGGTGAAGAAACGAATGAACCTTACCTAGCTGAATACCTCAACTTGTTCAAAACAGAAAAGTTGCAAAACACCTATACTGGCAAAGGATTTGAAGGCAATAAGGGAGTTTACTTTAGAGAACTTGCTCAAAAAGCACAAGCCTTTACAGTCGATGTCAATTCCAATACCAGCTTCAGCTTTACTGTCCCTCAAGGTGAGTATCTTCTCCTTGGTGACGATCGTCTAGTCTCTAGCGACAGCCGCCATGTCGGTACCTTCAAGGCCAGCGATATCAAGGGTGAAGCAAAATTCCGTTTCTGGCCACTTAACCGTATCGGAACTTTTTAA
- the recD2 gene encoding SF1B family DNA helicase RecD2 produces the protein MEVYFSGTIERIIFENPSNFYRILLLDIEDTNAENFDDFEIIVTGTMADVIEGEDYTFWGQIIQHSKYGEQLQISRYERAKPTSKGLVKYFSSSHFKGIGLKTAQKIVDSYGENTIDEILEHPEKLESIAGLSAKNREAFVSTLRLNYGTEMVLAKLANYGIPNKLAFQIQDFYKEETLDIVENYPYQLVEDIKGLGFTIADQLAAELGIESQAPERFRAGLVHSLFQGCMDTGDTYMEARDLLEQTLTLLESSRPVELDPSQVAQELSHLIEEDKVQQIDTKIFDNSLFFAEEGIRSHLVRILEKGKQKSQNLETIHKYIATVEQELGIQYDTIQKQAICDAIQNKVFILTGGPGTGKTTVINGIIAVYALLEGLDLRKKSNLPILLAAPTGRAARRMNELTGLPSATIHRHLGMTGDDDTSHLEDYLDADFIIVDEFSMVDTWLANQLFSNISSNSKILIVGDSDQLPSVSPGQVLADLLQISLIPQTRLERIYRQSEESTIVTLASQIRQGILPADFTQKKADRSYFEIASGHIPATIEKILGAALRSGIPARDIQVLAPMYRGTAGIDAINQLMQDLLNPQQKGQVSFEATQCHYRTGDKVIHLVNDAEVNVFNGDLGYITDLIPGKYTESKQDEIVIDFDGNEVIYPRNEWYKIRLAYAMSIHKSQGSEFPVVILPITSSSKRMLERNLIYTAITRAKSKLILLGELQAFDYAVKHIGTARKTYLIERFSDLIENNIEESKQAFSETATASDSEQSYILTEENWSSIPAMIGITDADLKEIFGK, from the coding sequence ATGGAAGTTTATTTTTCAGGCACTATTGAACGGATTATTTTTGAAAATCCCAGTAATTTTTATCGCATTCTCCTCCTAGATATCGAAGATACCAATGCGGAGAACTTTGACGATTTTGAAATCATTGTTACAGGAACTATGGCGGACGTGATTGAGGGTGAAGACTACACTTTTTGGGGGCAAATCATTCAGCACTCCAAGTATGGAGAACAGCTACAGATCAGTCGTTATGAGCGAGCAAAACCAACTAGCAAGGGCCTCGTCAAGTACTTTTCTAGCAGTCATTTCAAGGGAATTGGTCTCAAAACTGCTCAGAAAATCGTCGATAGCTATGGTGAAAATACCATTGACGAAATTCTGGAACATCCTGAAAAGCTAGAAAGTATTGCAGGACTCTCTGCCAAAAACCGTGAGGCTTTTGTTTCCACCCTTCGTCTTAACTACGGAACCGAGATGGTCTTAGCTAAACTAGCTAACTACGGCATTCCCAATAAACTGGCCTTTCAGATTCAAGACTTTTACAAGGAAGAAACGCTGGATATTGTCGAAAACTATCCCTACCAACTGGTTGAAGATATCAAAGGATTGGGTTTTACCATTGCAGACCAATTGGCTGCCGAACTAGGCATCGAAAGTCAAGCTCCCGAGCGCTTCCGTGCTGGCCTTGTCCATAGTCTCTTTCAAGGTTGTATGGATACAGGCGATACCTATATGGAAGCCCGAGATTTGCTGGAACAAACCCTGACTCTCCTCGAGTCTTCCCGTCCTGTGGAACTAGACCCCAGTCAAGTAGCTCAGGAATTATCTCATTTGATCGAAGAAGACAAGGTTCAGCAGATTGATACCAAAATCTTTGATAACAGCCTCTTTTTCGCTGAAGAAGGCATTCGCAGTCACTTGGTTCGTATCCTTGAAAAAGGAAAGCAGAAGAGTCAGAACTTAGAAACCATTCACAAGTATATCGCTACTGTCGAGCAAGAACTGGGCATTCAGTACGATACCATTCAAAAACAGGCTATCTGCGACGCTATCCAGAACAAGGTCTTTATCCTGACAGGTGGGCCTGGTACAGGTAAGACGACTGTTATCAATGGAATTATCGCTGTTTATGCCCTTTTAGAAGGGCTTGATCTCAGGAAGAAAAGCAACCTGCCGATTCTTCTCGCTGCTCCAACTGGTCGAGCGGCTCGGCGCATGAATGAATTAACAGGTTTGCCTAGCGCGACCATACACCGTCATTTGGGGATGACAGGAGACGATGATACCAGTCATCTGGAAGATTATCTGGATGCCGACTTCATCATCGTGGATGAGTTTTCTATGGTGGACACTTGGCTAGCTAACCAACTCTTCTCCAACATCTCTTCTAACAGTAAAATTCTCATCGTGGGGGATAGCGATCAGCTACCTTCTGTTAGTCCCGGACAAGTCCTTGCTGACCTGCTCCAGATATCCCTGATTCCGCAGACCCGCTTGGAACGGATTTACCGTCAGAGCGAAGAATCAACTATCGTTACCTTGGCGAGTCAAATTCGACAAGGCATCTTGCCAGCTGACTTTACCCAGAAAAAGGCAGACCGCTCCTACTTTGAAATCGCTAGCGGTCATATCCCAGCTACGATTGAGAAAATTCTTGGTGCTGCCCTCAGAAGTGGCATTCCGGCTCGAGATATTCAGGTGCTAGCGCCTATGTATCGAGGTACTGCTGGTATTGACGCCATCAACCAACTCATGCAAGACCTGCTCAATCCTCAGCAAAAGGGGCAAGTTAGCTTTGAAGCCACTCAGTGTCACTATCGAACAGGGGACAAGGTTATTCACCTAGTCAACGACGCTGAAGTCAATGTCTTTAATGGAGACCTAGGCTACATCACAGACCTAATTCCTGGTAAATACACCGAGTCCAAACAAGACGAGATTGTCATTGATTTTGATGGCAATGAGGTCATCTACCCACGTAACGAATGGTACAAAATTCGACTAGCCTATGCCATGAGTATCCATAAGTCTCAGGGAAGTGAGTTTCCTGTTGTCATCCTGCCCATCACCAGTTCTAGCAAGCGCATGCTGGAGCGAAATCTCATCTACACAGCCATTACACGGGCCAAAAGCAAGCTCATCCTTCTCGGTGAATTACAGGCCTTTGACTATGCAGTCAAGCATATCGGGACTGCCCGCAAGACCTATCTGATTGAGCGTTTCAGTGATTTAATTGAAAATAATATTGAAGAAAGTAAACAAGCCTTCTCTGAAACTGCCACAGCAAGTGACTCTGAACAATCCTACATCCTCACCGAGGAAAACTGGTCTAGTATTCCCGCTATGATTGGAATTACAGATGCTGACTTAAAAGAGATTTTTGGAAAATAG